A window of Benincasa hispida cultivar B227 chromosome 9, ASM972705v1, whole genome shotgun sequence genomic DNA:
tataaaatttattttgagaagaattaaatattttaatgtgattcaaatactaattatattgatgagattcatataattaaaattagtataaatgtgatttatattaaataccatacacATATGTGAgaaatacaaactataggttatattgtatttgatacaatattaaaactataggttatgtgttatatttctATAAcacatagtttaatatatattacataataaggtggttatcatatatatattaaataatttattaaaatagtttgttaaattagtttataaattattttttttaaatcaattaatttttgaaattaatcgACAaggaaattatattaattattaatataaatataattaaaaattaaaaattaatattaaataaaaattattaaaaataaaaatgattttaattaaaaaaagaatcaacattaattattttttaattctttccccctcttttctctctagtTGAAGACATGTGTAAGGAGTTGGAGAAGATTTGATCTTTTTCCTTGTGCTTCTTGCAATAAGAATTGGCTCTCTGAGAATTGTCAAAGAACtcacagaaaaagaaaactccCTTCTCAATcctctccctcttccaaaaactAACCTCCTGTAATCCACATCCCCCAAGAAGAATAAAGAAAGgctctcttgtggtggtgtcccaACTATATTGATTTGGTAATTGCTATGATTTTTTGTTATGTTCAAGTTCCAATGAGGAGAGTTCGCGATTAGTTCGAGGGATTTCGTGAAGATCTTTGATTCTTCAAGACTAAGTAAATTTCTATCCATAATTCCCTCTTCTTAGCATGATATAAAATATGGTTTTGCATAAATTATTGTTATGTCATTTTGAAACTTTgtgtaaaaaaatcaaaattgggacgatcccgcTTCCGCTATGGACCTCACGAttcctttaataaataaataacaaaaataaataaaataaaaatgatggatttctctcatttctccaatttttttggaCTTTTCTTAATATGTGTCTTACAAAACTTACCAAATACTACTGTTTATAGACAATTTGGCAACAAATAagtggattacatggacactaagaAAAATCTGACATTCCAACCTGAGGAGCCACTCAATGTAGAGGGAGTACCACCCCAACAAATCTGACATTCTACAACAGTTGAAGATAGCGTTGGTTAAAAATAGCTATTGTtgtaaaaggagaaaaaaaaaaggagggcgtcctttaaaataaaacaaaaaaaccgAGCGGGCATATTGAAAAATATCCATCACTTAAACGCGGACTAACACACGAAAATAGGATTTCACAAATCCCCCCTCTTCCTCTCTCGTCTGCCTTTTGAACTTCTTCTCTCCTCTCGTCTTCTCTTCCTCTCAATCTTCTCAATCACACCTCTTCTTCTCTCCTCTCTTCCTTTCTCGCTTGCCTTTTTCTTAGTTctcaatataatttttttttctaaaactgaGTCCTCGTTCACGCTTTCCACTCTGCAGATGGCTTGTTGAAAAATCTCAGGCTTCAATTTCTTCATCTTCGTGTAGCTTTCGATGAAATCTGGACTTCACTGTGAACCAAAATTTGAGTTTCCTAACGGATGGCGGGCATGTGATCTcccttttttgtatttaatgaGGTCGAGTCGGAGGTACAATGGTAGTTTAGGGACATCAGAGCCCGAATTTGATCAGGTTAGAGAAGTGGACAGGATCAATCTCAAGTTCGCCGAAGCGAGGGAAGAGATTGGGTCAACTATGGGGTCCGAAGAGACCGTATATTTTGATTAAGAGGTCGAGTGTGCTCAAGATGCtgtgaaagaaaatttgaaatatacgAAAGGCTTCTGACGAAGTTTCTCGAGAGCGAAATAAAGGCGTTGCAGAGGTAAATGAGGCTTAGATTAAATAGCTAAAGGGTGAGCTTAAACACCTTGACGAGTAATTGACGTCCATGTATTTCATTCTCTTCTTCTCTAATAAATAACCAGATTTTTACTCcactaaatatttttagattgaGGCTAAAATGCTTTTAGATTGCAACCCATGTCTTGCTAAATACTCCACTTTCGGTGGCCTTAATTCTCCTCTCCATTTTGCGGCTGCTAAAGGCCACAACGAggtttgtttttctattttgctTCTCTAATTTCTGCATTTTAGCTGTttgttttaaatattgatttgaaGTTTCAtcattctgatttttttttcttgttcctTTGGTTTTGTTgtaattgtttgttttttttttcttcttgtctTGGGTGTCTGGGTTTTTCTTAGATTATATCCTTGTTGCTTGAAAATGGAGCTGATGTGAATTCCAGGAATTACTGTGGCCAGGTATGTGACTTTGATGCTTTTTCCTCTACTGGGTTTTGTTTGGACTAGGTGTCTGATCTTCAAGACGAgaggattttaggtttatcaCTTTTTATCCTAAATTTATGAATGAATTTTTGGTACCCCTGTTTTTGTTCTTGATGCGGTGTAATTGTATTATTAACAACTTGGATTGTTGCAATTACTCCATTATGATGGTCAAAATTTGTAGGATACTCTgccttttgtttttcaattttctaagTGCACGAAATCTGATAGCAACATTTGCTTTTATGTAATCAGTAAATACCCTGAAATGAATGTGCAATTTACTTGTTTTGTATTGTTTTGTTCGTGTACATGAAGACAGCAGTGATGCAAGCTTGTCGATATGGGCGCTGGGAAGTTGTACAAACTCTTCTAGTTTTCAGATGCAATGTGAGTTGTTAAATTGGAACTAGCTTTGCTACTGTCATTTATAAGTTGTTTGGTGGCTAGCATGTATGGAGCATGAAAACGACGGCCTTCGTAAAGCTGTTTTCTTTTAGCCGTAGTTTGAAATCTATACTCTCATTTCTGGTGAGAGAAATATTCTTGCATGTAACTGCCACAAGGACatgatattttttagttttttctttttcttaatcttGATCATGTAAAGTGTTTTGTTAGTGCCTATAACCAATGGCTATTGGTTCAAGATTGAGTTGTGATTATAATAGCTTGTTTGTTGTAATCAGGTAATGAGAGCAGACTACCTTAGCGGTCGGACTGCTCTTCATTTTGCTGCTGTAAATGGTCATGTGAGATGTCTAAGACTTATTGTGGCGGACTTTGTTCCTAGTGTTCCTTGTGATGCTATTAATAGTCAGACAGTTGTTAGCAGAAGCGATGGTGTGAATGTGAAGAACAGATGCGTTCAAGGGTACTTAaacttttttataaatttgattatatagaTATTAGATTGCCTTTTGGTGGTCAGTCACAAGAGTTATGATGGTGCTATTGCATACGTTTGGTCCTTCTAATTCTATACGTCAGGTGGTTTTGAGAGTCAATCGATACTTAGGCACTTCTCCTCTCCTGTTGTAGGTATTAGGGATCAAACTCAAAGCTTTTAGAAGACAAATGCTACTAAGTGGtttgtatatttacattttttccATATGTTAATTTTGTAGAAAAATCTTTCATAATGCATGTTGTAGTGGATTTAGCTTTTCAATTAAATTGCTTGGTGCATATCATGTAGTTAGGGTGGCTTCTTCATATATGCATGTTATAGTAGATTTAGGAACTTAATTGGTTTGTTTTGTGGCTATCATACAATTATCATAGCTACTTCATATATGCATGTTATAGTGAATGATGGAACATATTTACATTTTCGAGTAAGAACAAACATGcgtcttcttcctctcttttaTGTCATTTTCAATGCCAAGCTCTAAGGATTTCTCTCAACTTTCTTCATCTACTAGGTGcatttctctctttctcaaaaTTATTGAACATTCAAAGTTAATCGAGGTTAGTCACTGAATCCGTCTACCcatttaaactctttttatttttttatttcaaaatcaactttgaaatttcattttcttttgattttttgctTTTGCTTTTTTCCCCTTAAATTCAAAGTTAGCGATTCACGAATGCAGATGCTTCACGATCTTCAAGAACTCAATTGGTGagcatatttgaaaatatacaaGTTGGGCAATCTAATCTGCAAGATGGATTTGTCACGAACAAAGGCGTGGTGACATGAGATGGTAGGCAAcgatttttattcaaatttcttcatgGCTCTATTTTGGaaacatatattgattttcttttcaaagttttgagtattttattttttttgcctTAGTTCCTATGATTTCCTTGAAATTCTAAGACAAATAGTGTATGTAGATGCTTTAACTTGTTGTTTGACTAATTTGTTCTCTTGTTGATGTTTTTCATAGAGTTTTTTAGCACTTGAGCTTTGGTGTTATGTTTCTAATTCATATTTCTCTGCATGTTTCTATCATTAGAACtttagtggagaaattcataaTGAAAACATGGATATAAGCCAATTGAAATCTTCTAtcataaaaatcaatttattgcAGGTATTGATATTAGACTTTTCGACTATGAAGGTGTTTAGTTTTGGCACTTGTTTTCTTTCGATTTTATTAATTGAGAAACAATATTTTAACTTGGAAGTTTTTGTTCCTTATATTTCTTACAATTGATAATGCACAGTTCCCTATCTTAGCCAGCTGTTAACCATTGTTAAAGCCATAGGATTCTCACCCAAGAATCCTATGGCTTATATTTCTAGCAAGTTTGGgttctcaatttttttactCTCTATTACATTATGGCTTGTTTCTGGATTTTTTTGTGTCAACATTTTTGTAGTTGATTTGATGGTGGTTTCTTCAAGATCTCATCCTTTGTTGGTTAGATCTACTTGGAAGTAATTTTAGGCTTTTTCTTTCAGAACGTTAGTGTTCGTACTGCCTTTTCGTGTTGGAACTACTATTTTTGCTTGATTTCTGATTGAATTATTCTTGAGGAGGTTGAAATGGTGCTAAAATTCAACTTTCTGTGGATATTCTTTGGGAATATGAGATGGGTTTGCTTGGATTATTTGGTTTCTGCTAGTAAAGTGTTAGTAAAGTGTCTCCTGAATGAATTTTTTCCTTATTGTTTGAGAAGCTCAACTCGGTTTGCAATGCTTCTTTAATTTAGCTTCATTAAGTAGTTTTCTTTCTCAAGTCTGATCATATTTGGTTTTGTTGAAATAGGTGTCGTCTATCTTTTAGCCTTTGTTTTATTGTTTTGAGAATCTTGCTTTTAGCCTTTGTTTCATTGTTTTTAGAATCTTGTTTTCAACTAGACTTATCTGTAGTGCAACCTAGTAgagttttcggtcccaatcatgGGCATGTACAAGACATATATGCATATGGTGGACATACATTTCCGATATGTTGATCCCTGGATAAAGTTCAACTATGtaagaaaatttatttactACTTTGTGGATTAAGTATTCATTTAGTTCATTAGCTAATCTATTGTTAGAGTTAGATCATGATGATTTATGaaagttattttcttttattttttattaggtGATCGATAGGACGACAAACAACGAAGCTACATATTTTTTGTGGGACAATTTTGGTATCGCTATAATCTAAACATCTCTTTTGATTGTATCAACTTTTTGGGATTATATATGTAGTCATTTTATTTGGTTTAAGATTTATAACTTGTGCTATTAGGTAAGAACTTTGTTAGAACATACTTTTGATGACTATATCAAACCTTTTGGATGAATAtagtattttatgttttttgtatgctataaatttgaaaattttgattataATTATGATTGTGGATTTAGATGAAATGTGAATTACATCTTTCTTTGTTTAGACAATAATATGGGCAAACGATTTCTATAAATAGATGTTTATACATAATTCtacaataatatttgtgaagcaaaatgtaaaatctaaaaaaatgttattaacaAGTGCTATTAAAGATCAATTATAGCATTGTTTTCactattagaaaaaaatatctaaagaaAGTTCATTAACATTAAAATTTATGCTTGAAGATGAGGTATTTATAGCTTTTTTTCATTACGAtgaaaaaatgttattaaaaataAGGGACTTTCAATAACGTGTCTAAAATCGCTATCAAACGTCttttataaccattttttttattgttatgaAAACTTCTGATGGTACTTTTCCAATACAATGAGACGTTTCCATAATATTGAATTAAAACCATCATATCTCAACTTTCTATAGCGATATTAATAGTTGTACAAAAACGCTATGGAAAGTTGAGGACTTTTAATAATATCAGTTACGacaacatttataaaatgttatgAAAACTCTTTTATAGCGGTTTTACAATGTTATTAAAAACGCTTTTGAAAGATTTTGATAGCGTTTTTTATAGTGTTGAAAAAATGATATCAAAACATTTcaataatgttattttcaacGTTGGACAAACGCTATTGAAATGTTTTGATAGCGTTTTTCTAATGCTATAAAAAAATGCTACCAAAATGTTTCAATAGCGTTTTTTTTATGCTATGAAAAGTTTTTAGAGTATCATATATGTGCTATCAAAACAggctttttatagcattttttataGTGTTGAAACAATGCTATGGAAAGTAATAACATGGACTACGACACATTTCGAAAAAACTATGGAAAGTTTACGATAGCGTTTTTTTAATGCTATTGTAAGTGATATTTTTTGTAGTGAGTGACATTTGGCTTTTTGACACAAAGGGTATCTATTTTACACATAATTTGTGATATTTATAATTCTCTCCCTTAGAtacccattatatatatatagcctCATTAAAACcatactcttaaaaagaatatgGTATATTTATTCCCCCTCATGAAAAAATACtcataaattaatatatgtgaactaaataatacataaataattttGGATAGGGCCGGCTTTAGTTATATGCAAGTGAGGTGATCGCTTAAGGCTTCCATTTTAGAGAggccttatatatatatataatattgaaaataCAAACTACTAAAAAATCCATAATGAATGGCTCATAAACTCTCTCAATTTTGATTGttgacattttaaatttattaacctTTTATAAATTAgattgttaaaaaataaaacaattgacagagatgttaaaaaattaattaataaaaaaaaagaacaataaagTATTAACACAAATTATTGTTGTTAAAAATCTTgctaaaaataatttaacatattGAGGAAGTAATGAAAAAAGTTAtcaagaaaataatgaaaatttttaaaacttagttGAAAAGATTGCCGAATTTGATTCAATAATGTAAGAACATGTTCATTGTattcaaaataaagaaattcatTATCATTATTGAAGACACCATATTTGGTATgactcgtttttttttttttaaagtatatgttttattattattatttttttttgttaatggagtttaaaaaaatctaaaaggaaatattatatatatatatatagaaatagaagaaaagtaaaaaaaaacattaaataaaaatattattattttttattttttccccattcttccttcttttccaTTCTTCTCCTATTCTTCCCCATTTCTCTCCCTCTCCCCCACTTCTCTCCTCCATTTTTCGAAGCATATTTAAGCCTTATTATAGCTGATAGAAAAGGAACATAATACATTTTGGAAGGGAGGAACACATGGAAGAGAGATTTAGGTGAAGAGAAGGGGATTGAGAAATTATTATACATattgaaaatagagaaaagagaaGATTATAGAGATTTAAGAAATAAATTGGAGATGAGATGAGAAGAGAGTTAAGGTGGAgatattttagagaaaaaagtaaaaaaaatcatagtaaATGTCCAACATTCTAGCGATATCCATCATAGTGTAAACTTCAACGAGATCTCCATTGACACACATGACTTCCGATGAAAGGAGTGCGAGATAAATACCGACGAACCCAAAACTGCAACCcacttgaaaagaaaataatgaaagaagaagagaagggaagaaagaggaaagggtggaagaagaaaaagaagaaaaatcatggagaaagaggagagaaaaaaaagtaaagtgAATTTTGTTCTCTCCAGTTCAACTAGGGGCTCGTTTGCTCCAAAATACACGTTGGGCACGATGGCACATCAAACGAATCGCTTTTTCGAGAAATACACTATCCTGTATATAGAGTTATACCCTCAAGCTTATTTACAGATCTCCCTATTACCGGGAAACCTACAGAAGTCAAAGCGACCTTGCTTGCATTCGTCAAAGGGTAGCTTCTTCCGGGCTCGAGCACCCCCCAAATAGATTGAATCTTTCCTATCGACGATCTTTCTCGGTGCATAAGCGAGGCTTAGCGATCGAGGCGGCGAACAACAAGACTACAACTCAATTTTGTGTGCGTcccatttttaatttcttttatcatttgaatttcttccttttatttattttttctccaAAACCTTCCTTCTTTTAATGGATTTTAAAATCCAATATtgatatcaatttgattttttttcataaagttttgtttcaaaattttaaaggttttcaaattgattttattaaaaaaaaatcaataaattttaatcaCAATTGGAGTTTCAATTTCGTTtcaattagttttataaataaattctaatttagAATTcccaaataaaacttatttggATTTACTTTAAAGTTTTCTAATTAACTTCgataatttttccaaatttcaatttaatcttcaAATTGGAGTTCTATAAAAGAACTCCAATATCAATTTGGTGTCCAACCCTTCAATCtgaataaaatgaattttgaataatttcaattaTGAGTTTCAAAAACATCTCGatttcaactttaatttgatattttcataaatgaatttTAACTTGGTTTTAATTCACATTTGTCAATggaatttcaatttcatttgacaattttaaatttattttaattcaaattttgtaataaaattcaatttggtttaaatgattttgaataatttcaatttgGAATTTCTAAAAGCAACCTCAATTtactttaatttgaatatttaataaatgatttttaaatttgttttaattcaaagttttcaaatgaatttcaatttcattcaaatttgaattttataaatgaaGCTCTAATTGGATTTTCACTTtagtttacaaaataaatttcaatcttCCTTTGAAGGGCTTACACCACTCATAAGGATTTATTCATATTTATCTCTAAAATGTGCTTTGTGAGACATTTCTTTAACTATCATGTTAATCCTTTGACGGAGTTGAAATTGTCAAATATCTCAAATTCTTGAGATAAATGTTTCTCTAATTGGGAAATTCAAACAAATATAAAGTTTGAccatgaattttaaataaaattaactatatgcaataagtttgtctaggctgaggtacttaagttgactgTAAGAGAACGCCTCTACCTAAGAACTATTCATtagttgtattttatttattcattagtttttttaataaaataaacattttttctttacaaTAAGGACCATTTTTTTATAAGATAAATTGGATAACAAAAATGAGATGTTTTCAAATGGATGTTGTAGGATGCTAATACTTTCCTACGCTCAACGACCCCCAAACTTAACTTTAGTTAAGTAGACCACATTTTTTTCACCTTTCACCTCAAAAGAGACCCTTAAGGAAAGACGTCGGCCGCTCTGCGTTGCAATGATGTTACAACAGCTTGGCGACTCCACTGGGAATATAGAGGGTCAGAGTCGTTATGTTTTACTTCTGTTATCCATGCATTTTTGTTGGTCTATTTTGTTTGTCATtaaattgtttatattttctttaattgtAAATAATTTTGTGAATACTTTATTGATTGTTTTCTCTCACACATTCACGAGCCTCCTATCCAAGCTATGCCATTTAGTATTAGATTAAGAGGTTGAGTAATGTGACCTTCATAGAACCTGGTCCCTATGTAGGTGCATAAAAATCTACACCCAGGTCAACTATGCTGTGAAAGCAGTTGGAAGACTTGGGGGACCGTTTTTCACTAGGAATGTTAGAACTTAAAGTTATACGATCATGCATTTTGGAGCAAACAACACCTTATCAAAAGTTGCATTTTAGAAAATGTAGGTTTGTTCATACCAATAACTAAAGAGGATAGAAGTCATTAAGAAagtctttaaaaaatatcaaaatttaggaggttattaattttatttttcttcttcaaagtcttttagaaaaaatatttttcaattttcattctaaaaaaaataaaaataaaaattttggaaattttcataaaaagttttaaatttggattttctTTACGTCTTTAAGAATTAAAAGACTTTCATGGTTttcaaaaggattttttttttttttttaaaaaaaaagaaacaaaaatgagGTCTTTTAGGAGAAAGTTTTCCCATGATGAGAGCCTTtaagaaaatagttttcttggtttaaatttttttctctaaaaaatgaGGTCTCTTCGGAAACAAATCTTTAAAAagtcaataaaatttaaaaaagttctcatataaaaagaaaagttttcaatattttttaaaaaaaaccacacagaaaaaaaaaagcaaaaacaaaacaaaaaggaCTAAAAgagtttttcctaaaaaaaaaggtcttagaaaaatcttaaaaacaaagaaaaaaaaccaaaagttTTCACAAggattttgaatttggatttttttagaaaaagaaaactcaatgatctttaaaaaaaataataaatatgatattatacaaacaaaagcaaaaaaatcataaacaaatttccacgtaattttcttttataaataaagtctATAGAAAAGaaggattatttttttaatgtttttggaaaaaaatagattaaaaaatcaTAGGAAGTCTTAATTAGATTTTTATTCGAGGAAGGATCTTTAGAAAGGAAGTTTTTCTAcggtaaaaaaatatttatttccctaaaaaagattttttcttctaaaaaaaagtgttaaaaaaatctaaaaattttctcaaaaaagtcttaaaaaatttcaaaattgattatGCTTTTTCCGAAAGGGCGTCTTTTCtatgattaaataaaaaaagaacgaaacaaaacaaaaatgacaaaaaaacacaaaaagtatagattttcttttaaacaaaaaGGTCTTGAAAAGGtgtcttttaaaaaaaagtcaaaaaacaaaaaatgtgaagaaaaaaaatatttttttatcaagtttttaaaatcggatttttttttttgttttctcaaGATGGAAATCTTGAGTAAAAGAAGATTTTTCTAtggttaaaaaaagaaaaaggagttttgcttcttttttttcacAGAAAAagcttaaaaaacaaaaaaatcgttcaaattttgttctaaagaagaaaaaaacttctaaaaaatattttaaaaataaaaaaacaaatcatcaaagggttttaaatttgaaaggtatttagaaaaagaaattcaatgatcttttaaaaagaaaaagaaaaacaaacaaaaacagtttttttgttttttttaaaggatCTTCTAAAAATTGTCTTTAGCAAAGCACGATT
This region includes:
- the LOC120087078 gene encoding E3 ubiquitin-protein ligase XBAT33-like — protein: MLLDCNPCLAKYSTFGGLNSPLHFAAAKGHNEIISLLLENGADVNSRNYCGQTAVMQACRYGRWEVVQTLLVFRCNVMRADYLSGRTALHFAAVNGHVRCLRLIVADFVPSVPCDAINSQTVVSRSDGVNVKNRCVQGCISLFLKIIEHSKLIEMLHDLQELNW